Genomic segment of Mytilus edulis unplaced genomic scaffold, xbMytEdul2.2 SCAFFOLD_906, whole genome shotgun sequence:
atttcAGCCTGATTATTCATGTTAATCgtttaaataattaaatctggaGATACTCCCCAATTAAAATTGTTTGTGTTAGGTGTAAAAATTATTctgatgtaaatatatatatatatatcattttctaTTGGTTACTAAATAAAAAACTTAGTTAAGACATAAATTCTATGCATGACCTACGTTTACTGTCATTGGTATAAAAGTCAATACTGGTAATAATGTGCTGTGTAATCTGGTATCAATCAAAACAGTAATATGTGGGTTTGATATGTAATTTTGTGTGTTAAAGTGTACTTATATATGGTAATTACTACTCAAAACATGATTATGCATCATAATGTCGATTGTCATTCTGTTGAGAGTATCCACCGGAAgtttaaaaattattacaaaatttgCAAATGCGGTTCAGATACGTTTTAATTTCCGTTTTCTGATTTAATCTCTTTGCATGCATAGATAACTGCTCCTCTTACTGACTTGTATAAATGGTATTGACCTTTTGTATTCAGATGTACTCCATCGGAAATAAATTTATCTCTGCATGAATTTGTATGTGTGGTGTCGAAGGAAAATCTTTTGTTATGGTCCCAAAAGATAAATTTCGATGATTTTTCAACCTCggtttttataatgttatttattttttgtgctTTTTCGAAATACATATTCTTGTATTCTCTATCTCTGACGCTATCTTTCATTAATCTGAAATTATCCCGTGGAAAGCGTGGCATGATGGCACATATTACAACTCGTCGCACGCCATACGTATTTGTCAGGATCGAACAGAAACTTATCATTTTATATGCCACTTCCTCAACCGACGTGTCCTCTACTACATCGTTACCACCAGCTAGTAGAACAACACAATCGGGTTTAATAAGTTTAACTATGCCCAAGTCGAACTTCATCATTTTATGAATAGTTCTTCCTCCTACGCCATGCCACTCCACATTTGAAGTTTTTACCAAATTAAAGTCTAAATGGTGTCTATGATCGTGTCCTGCTTTCAGGTAGTTGTGAAGCCGATGGCAAATGGAATGACCTAGTATGAGTGTGTTTAAAGGCATGCTTAGataaaattatatatgaaatTGAATGTCACCAAATTTCTGTACTTGTTTCTCCTTCGGCAGCAATTTGGAAAAGAGGCTGTATATTCAAACATGTGCTTGTAGCAGCGCCCCCTTTCAATTAAAGAATTCCAAAGAGTTTCAAGACAGATAATAACATATGTACCTACTTAACTATTTTACatatttctaaaaatttacagaaCATGATAACACAAGACTGAATACAATAAAAGTTTACAGTCTTTATTTGTGCCATAAAGTCACCTATGCTGCACATAAGTGTATTTAACAATTTCtctcaatatattataatgtcTGCAAAAAcgcaaaagagtaaaaaaaaaacatctttcacGGGCATTAACTCCTTTAAGGGGTCAAATGACAATTTCATCCAATGTTGAAGTTTTGTAGAACCTTAAGCTTAcgctgaaatatttttttactttgaaaatatTCTACTATGATTTTctcataaaaacaataaaagggcACATATCATTCTAAGTCAATAACTCTAATTTAAAATTAACTTCTTACATCTCCTTGAATTGTTCGAATAACtaaggacccccccccccccccccccccctaagcAATATATTACCTTAGATGTAATTGGCAACCAGACGCAGGGCGcatctttatacgaccgcagtggtcgaaccctgaacagctggggcaagtatggacacaacatttaagcttgatacagctctaaatttggattgtgattaagtagtttacacatcataggtttctgacacagaatgaatgtggtccatATTTTGTGTTGCTATTGAGCAATATACTATGCTATTGAATATTAATcccctaaaaaaaatatttgtagaatttttttttttttaatttctgaaaaattTTACCACCCTACCCTACCcccaacattttttttacttcCCCCAGTTCCTTATTAAAaacataatctcaattcaaatttctaatggagttgacaacaataactactcattaaaatacatcataaaatattaaaatataaaatgacatgcagtcatggttaaaattaatattaataaacagcaacttctaaaaataaatttacagcttcACATCTcaaacaatcatcatttcttaatacataatttccAAGCAGTGTAAGGGGGTAATCaagtaataaaacatatatataacagtgttctttaaattttaattggattacctccccttcactgcttttaaattttctaaattgtcCTGTAACCAGAAAACCCCTTGTTTTCACCCTTTTTTGTCCCTAGTTGCTTGATGATTTGAACCATAACCCCCACCCACACCTCCACTCCACCCCCAgcccataaccatccctttgtagtatggaaacttgtggtataatttcagagatttATACACaaaagttattgactgaaaactaaaaaaaaaattattttggcccctttattggcccctaattcctacacatttggaaccataacccccaaaaacaATCCAAACCTTCTAACTGTGGTATTAAAAATTGATGGTAAAATTTCAGAGCAAGTGAAATGCTTATACACAAGTTGATATGCTAAAAGTAgacaaatgcttgttttgggccccttttgggacCCTAATTCCGAAACGGTATGGACCATCATCccaaaaatcaatctcaaccttctttttgaggtattgaaccttttgaaaaatttcatagagatccatttacttaaactaaagttgttgtccggacaccaaatgtgtcttcgaacgacgacgcagacgacgacatcgtACCATTATACGAACGCCaaaaaaatttgcggtcgtataaaaacttcaggagtttcgggtcctcaatgccaTACAACAGTTTTTGATTTGGTACTCTATCTTTTATTATTGAAGCGTCACCGGATaatcttttgtagatgaaaagtaaaaaaacaaaatacagaattcagaataaaattcaaaacggaaattccgtaaacaaataataaaatcatacaCTGAAGCACACCAAACAAGTGatcaactgttatattcctgacttggaacaggcattttcttatttataaaatgtaGAAACACACATCTGGTGTACAAAGTTATAAGTCTGGTatcttttatatgatttttttatatgggTCCACAGACGCTTTCTATCAAGATAACGCATGTGTCGATTTTTTTGTTCTGGTCATTTTGctgttttaaatttctttgttGTAATTTCAGATAATCAAAAACTTCAACATTTGCAAACAACTGACATTTCAAATAATAACTTCAAAACAGGTTGTCAGATTTTTCTGAAAATTCATAGCAGAGACGTTGTCCTGATGGTCATTTAAGGCATGTGTTAACTGCTTcatatttttttagatacaaGACAATCTTTCTagaaatttactaatcaaatggACCAAATCGTCCGATACAAttatttacctataatggttaagGAACATTCAGGTCAAGTTTGGTaacatttgtaaaattaatttaaaacggAAAAGAATTGTCTTAAATATTTACAGCAATTTACGGGTAAGCTAAGAAAACACATGGAGTATTTACATGAATTTTGTTCATTAATACGTTACATTGTTGTCTGTTCACACTTTATAAGACACCATAAGTACTTCATAGCAGGGGTACTTTCTTTAACAAAACTCATCTAACTATTATGAGAAAGAGCAACTGGAAACGACACTACATAAGTTTCATGGTTACCATGAGAATTTTTTGTCTAATCTGTAATTTTATCGACTGTGTTCTTCTTctaattgtgacattttgacaaaCTTTTGGATTCGATTTGAATAAATGTATATCAGAAGATTCATATATGGAGTTGATAAAATAGTTTTTGTTTACTACTTTGACTTGCAACTCTTCTTAATCGATGTCTCCCATCTAATCATCGGTAAACTATTGAagcctttattttattttatatttccttGAGACTATGACACAAAAgtgtaaaattgaaatttttaaaagttgttaAGGACAAAAATGTAAGACTAAATATTTAAACAGTGAAGTATATTTGAGCTTATTAATGCTCCAAGTACAATGTAGCCATGTAGCCgtgtatttttcaaattaaagcaaACTAGATTTAATGAATGTCATGCATTTGAAAAAATTGATActaatattaaatgttttcatAAAAATAGATATTTCAATCTATCCTAATGTGGGATAGATTGCTTTAACTCTGTGAAGCTGCCGTTTCAGTTATTCGAGTTACCTTTCTTTATACAGTTTCTTTATAATGTAGGTTtgcaattttctgaaaatcaaactaagtttctCGAAAAAGGGTCATGTGGCCTAGCGGACCAATATCGTCTGTGACGTCAATATATCGTCTGCATTGGCGTTCAGAGATTTCAGAAGAAAAGGCAGACATTTTTCGTCAGAGTAAATTCTGGGTTTTGTATTAATATATTTCTATGTAATGTAAGAAAAATGTAAGAAAAACGTATACATATTTCTACGTAATACAACATGTAATTATCagaaagaaaaatgttttttatgagaTTCAGTAAAGATAAATTTTTGGTAAGTTTTGCAGTGGGATTTAACGTTAGGCGTGGTTTTGTATAAAATCCTTTAAACGCATAACTTATTGATCTCTATAGCGAGGATCGATATATATAAGTTCTGAATTAAACCAACGTACACACTTGCATGAAATAAGTAAAAAAGGATTTGTTGTTCACATTTCACATATTAGTTTTTCAGATTGTGTGAAAGTAATATGGGAAGAACGGCCCGGAAGACTAGGAGCCCGTATGCGGCGGCCAACAGGAAGTCCGCACACCATTCTTCAGATGGGGAAACAGTTATTTATCGGAGGACTGGAAGTGTAAATGCCACTACTCAGCGAGTTCCCCAGCAGCAACCGACCGCAAGCCTGAGTCCTGAGTTGGAGCAGGTGGCAGATACTGTCACCCAACGCATCGTGCCAGAATTAAAGGACCAAATAGCTAAAGCAATAGAGGCTATCCAGAGGACACCCACACTCTGCTCAACCCCAGATACAGATTTGTCAGGTATAAATCTCACTAATAACAGCATACTtgtaaatgataatgataatattgCCCCTGTTAAAAGTTTCAATGATGACCTTGGGGTGCACATTTCACAACAAGTGAGAGACAAAATCATTAATGGGGAATATGTAGAATTAGAAAACTTATTGCTTATTTCTCATCCGAGCAAACAAGGGCAGTAGTTATGGATAATAATAAACCAAAATCCGGAAAGAAAATATCCGACATTAATACATGGTTCGATGCTATCTTAATTTATACTAGCATTTATACAGCAGCACATCCTAGTAGTACCCCGGGTTTACTGAAGtatatttataatgtaaaattgGGGGCAGGCAGATGTGCTGATATGGGTTGGTTAACCTATGATCAACAATTTAGACTAAAACGTGCCAGAAACCCATCAATGAATTGGGGTTGTGTAGACATGGAGTTATGGCTTCTGTATATTTCCCAGGGTGTAACTCCTACACAAGAACCTCAAATATCTCAAATGAATGCAGGAAAATGTTTCTTGTACAACAATAAAGGTAGATGTGGCCGTTCAGCTTGTCGTTATCTTCATAGGTGCTTAAAATGCGGGGGTGCTCATGCAGCTTTGTTTTGCAATTTAAAAACTACACAAAACAGTCAGAATGAGAAAAGAAAGCCTTATGAATCATTTCGGAGTGACTTTCGGAGAGAAAAAAGCTATAAAAACAATGTCAATGGATTCAGATTTAAGTCCGCATCGTCAGTCCCAGGAAGTATATAGCCAGTATAGGCTAACGGAATTAGGAAAGACACCGATTAAAGTGGAAAgattaagacatttttttttaaagttttccaaataaaattgatgCACATATATTGTTAGATGGATTTACAAATGGATTTAAAGTAAATTACATGGGTCCGCGTCAAGCTGTAAATTGTTCGAATTTGATTTCGGCAAAGCAGCATGAGTCTGAATTAGAGGAAAAAATTACGAAAGAGATTCAGGCAGGGCGAATAGCGGGCCCCTTTAAAAACAAACCTTTTTCTAACCTCCGCTTATCACCGATAGGGCTTGTAGCTAAAAAGCCTCCTCCTGGCTCTAAAATTCACGGATGGCGTATGATACAACATTTGAGTTATCCACTGGGAAGTAGTATTAATAGTTTTATTGACCCCCAATTAGCAACTGTGCAATACACATCCTTTGACAAAGTTCTTGGCACTATTAGTAAACTAGGAAAGGGGGCAGAAATGGCACGAATGGATATAGTCTCGGCATTTAGATTATTAATATTGCACCCTgatgaatttgttttatttggtttcCGCTTTCAAGACAACTTTTATTTCAGAAAGCGCTCCCAATGGGATGTTCGGCGGCGTGCGCGCTGTTCGAaaagttttcatgttttttagAGTGGTTGGTCCGTTTTCAATCGCACAAGGAATCAATAGAGCATTATTTAGACGATTTCCTGCTTGCCGGAGAAGCTCGGTCGGGGGAATGTTTACATCTCATGAACAATTTTAGGACTATTTGCAGCGATATTGGAGTTCCTCTAGCGGAGGAAAAAACTTTAGGTCCTACGTGTATTATGACTTTTCTGGGATTAGAAATAGACACTTTGGAGATGGTTATTCGGATACCACAAGACAAACTAACAGAGGTTAAGGGAAAATTGgaattgactataaagaaaagaaaaatcactCTAAGGGATCTTCAATCTTTAGTGGGCTCCCTAAATTTTTGTGCCAAAGCAATTCCGTCAGTTCGGGCTTTTAACAGGAGGTTTTGTGATGCTATGTGCGGTATACATAGGTCAAATCATTTTATCCGAGTAACACTAGGTATGAAGGAGGACATAAAAACTTGGCTTACATTTCTCGAGAATTTCAATGGTACTTTGGCTTTTGGTGAGAGCGAATGGCTTTCAAATAGTAAAATTCATTTGTTTACAGATAGCGCTGGTAACCCAGATTTAGGTTGTGGGGTTTACTTTTCAGGCCGATGGGCTTATTTTCAATGGCCTTCTAGTTGGGAAAACACTGACGTTATGGCTGATATAACCTTTTTGGAGTTAGTGCCTATTGTGCTTTCGATTTTGTTGTTCAAAGAGGATTAATTTGTACAACAAGCGAATACTTTTTCATACAGATAATAAGGCACTTGTGAGTATTTTGAACAAGAAATCCTCAAAATCGAGACGGGTGATGGAGTTGGTTCGGCCTTTTGTATTACAAACAATGCTTTTCAATATGCAATTTAAAGCAGTACATATTGAAGGTCGTTCGAACTTAATCGCTGATGCTATTTCACGTAAACAGTGGCACAGATTCCGCATGGTAGCACCACAAGCAGAGACAGAGGCGACACCAATCCCAGAAACTTTTCTGCAGCTGATTTCCGGTCTGAAATTGATCGTCTAGTAGATGCCTCGCTAGCTTCGAACACGAAGGATACATATAGAACGGGATTGCGAGTTTCGAGATATTTCGGAAAGACTTTAATATGGAGTGCGTGTGGCCGCCTCCCCCCTCGCATATTGTGCTTTTTATTGCATATTTATCACTGAAAGGGAGAGCACATAAAACTGTCAGCTGTTACGTGACTGCTATCGGTTTTCGTTGCAAGGTTCTACAGTCTCAATTTATGGACTATTCAcaaaattttattatacgaaaAATGTTAGAGGGTTTGAAACGCAGTAAGTTCTCGAAGGATAAGAGGCTTCCAATTACATCGGAACTTTTGActaggataattgaaaagttgccATTGGTTTGTTATTCAGCATACGAATCTTTGCTTTTTGCGGCAGCCTTTTCAGTCGCCTTTCATGGCTTTTTAAGAGTTGGAGAATTAGTTTACACAAAATTAGGCCAAGCGCAAAATATAATATCAATACACGGTACACAAATTTTATGGGGAGCAAAAGGGGAGTTTATTAGGCTTCACTTAACGCACTCTAAGGGGGATCAAACTGGTAAGGGTATTTCTATTGATATAAGGAAGACGGATTCAACAGTGTGTCCAATACTGCTATTAAAAAGATACCTAAGAGTAAGACCAAATAAAAATGGTCCTTTACTCTGTCACCTTGGTGGAAAATGCGTGTCTCGTTATCAGTTCTCTGGTATATTATCTAAAGCATTGAATGTAATAGGTATTGATTCAAGTGGCTACAAGTCACATTCATTCAGGATTGGGGCAGCTTCAGAAGCCTCTGCTAAAGGAATTTCTAATGAGGAAATTATGAAGCTAGGACGATGGAAATCTGGGGCATATAGGTCATATATCAGattgtaaaaaatttattttgatgTGGTCATTTATTGACATAAAGacaattattgtttatatatagctGTACATAGGTGGTATATATGTTATTAAACGTTTAATTGTGTTTTAATAGGGATACTTGAGAGATATGAGAAAAAGTCTGTTTGGATAATAGGCTCGTCCATTGTAAAACATGCATTTACCCATGCCCGCACCACTTATGACGGCATCCATTTGGGTTTGAAGCGGAAAAAATGTACCATTTGGTGGCAAGGTAAAGGGGGCATGAATTGGCAAGAATTAGTACCAaggataaaatatttattaagatttGAACAGGAGCCAGATTTTTTAATTATACATTGTGGGGGCAACAACATAGGCTCCTGCAAGTTACATAATTTTAGACGGCAAATTAAGTCGTCTCTTTGTAAGGTTTCAGAATTGCTCCCTAAAGCTAAATTTATTTGACTGATCAACAGTGATCCACGCTAATGTGttaattttgatcatttgtgACTCATGATCATGCTAATGTTTCATCTTTATTGATGATAAATTAATGTTTGATTAATTTGTGAGCCGTGGCCTTTATTTtgccaataaaaataataattcatttatatctctttggtatttatTCAAGCATGAATCTTAAGTTAATCAGGATTTATATACTTCtcgtctttttttttctattttgcatTGGAAGAACCCAAgaatttgttgataaatattctgtatcactTGCCAAATAATACACAATGGTCTTGAAGTATGGATTCTAGGTACAAagtttgtttatcatcttaataatgtGTTATGGTATTCATATATTTGTCTTTGTTAGTTATGACTTttaattttggttaattttttgtAATATCTATTTTATgagctctgtacttatacatcccgtcgttgtgttattgtgctatggtaaatttttgtattcttgtctatatgcctttttgttttctttgttgatttttttgtttgttttaaagtgattaagattataatacaatgttgacttctgtatcactatttttcacaattttacaTGTCATGTCCGTttgtttttgttcacacatcattgtcaatataaggGTATTGTATGTGACTGTCATAAAAGTAAGAGGTTTACCTAGTTATTAAACCAATTTtgattcaccattttctacaaaatcaaagcgctgtaagcgctgaaggcagttaaccaaaaaccaaggcaaccgtaattatgaaaacctGTGGCAaagttgcctcaacattaaacattcatatatagtacatttatgtttatctaatgatttatttattaaggcaaataatatATATCTAATCAAGGTTTCAAAGCAATGCATAtagcaatgtatatttttttatggtgagtctgcagtggtacaagttcccaatgattgcagttgttctacttggtagttaaccttggttttatttgaatgctagaagttcaagttgacttagtatgaacatgtaataatatgaatggactggtttccctggaaagaaaactgaatttgtgttctatagtacaaaagttatgagacacgaatcagacaaatgttcactacaacagggatcaaaggtgaggtctgactgacttacccatagtaaatgtaaatgatttgttattttgtc
This window contains:
- the LOC139508760 gene encoding LOW QUALITY PROTEIN: uncharacterized protein (The sequence of the model RefSeq protein was modified relative to this genomic sequence to represent the inferred CDS: deleted 2 bases in 1 codon; substituted 1 base at 1 genomic stop codon) produces the protein MGRTARKTRSPYAAANRKSAHHSSDGETVIYRRTGSVNATTQRVPQQQPTASLSPELEQVADTVTQRIVPELKDQIAKAIEAIQRTPTLCSTPDTDLSGINLTNNSILVNDNDNIAPVKSFNDDLGVHISQQVRDKIINGEYVELENLLLISHPSKQGQXLWIIKPKSGKKISDINTWFDAILIYTSIYTAAHPSSTPGLLKYIYNVKLGAGRCADMGWLTYDQQFRLKRARNPSMNWGCVDMELWLLYISQGVTPTQEPQISQMNAGKCFLYNNKGRCGRSACRYLHRCLKCGGAHAALFCNLKTTQNSQNEKRKPYESFRSDFRREKSYKNNVNGFRFKSASSVPGSI